The proteins below come from a single Terriglobia bacterium genomic window:
- a CDS encoding phosphoglucomutase/phosphomannomutase family protein yields the protein MSEIKFGTDGWRGVIADDYTFENVRRAAGAIAAYILKNEDPRKGVVVGYDTRFGSRSFARAAAEVLAGAGIPVRFSNDYIPTPAISYMAKHLDTAGGVVITSSHNPWSWNGMKFKEKFGGSARPAIIRQIEAEIAAGAMPQGTPANIEEADFKAPYVAAITKFADLELIGSAGFKFAIDYMYGAGRFVLGNILRQRGVDVVEIRSDVNPLFPGINPEPIEPHVRMLQDTVVKERCHAGFANDGDADRIGAVTEDGSFVDAHKCYAILLWWLLEYKNWPGAVTRAFNTTRMLDRIAKKYGRELIEHGIGFKYVCDVVLSGKEVLIGGEESGGIGIPRHLPERDGVLNALLLANAMAESHMTLGEIVAHLQKEFGAHYYGRRDLHIGEEIKQAAIRRADSRKVRRLGPYKVLRKENLDGVKFFLDAPTNGKGAEAWVLMRASGTEPLMRIYCEAASPELVTEILDAAVGFVEEKATAGSRL from the coding sequence ATGTCAGAAATCAAGTTCGGCACCGATGGCTGGCGCGGCGTTATCGCGGATGACTACACCTTCGAAAACGTGCGCCGCGCGGCGGGCGCGATCGCTGCTTACATCCTGAAGAACGAAGACCCGCGCAAAGGCGTGGTCGTCGGCTACGACACGCGTTTCGGATCGCGCAGCTTCGCCCGCGCTGCCGCGGAAGTGCTGGCGGGCGCGGGCATTCCCGTGCGCTTCTCCAACGATTACATTCCGACCCCGGCGATTTCCTACATGGCCAAGCACCTCGACACCGCCGGCGGCGTGGTAATCACCTCCAGCCACAATCCCTGGAGCTGGAACGGAATGAAATTCAAGGAGAAATTCGGCGGCTCGGCGCGCCCGGCGATCATCCGGCAGATTGAGGCCGAAATCGCCGCGGGCGCCATGCCGCAGGGGACTCCCGCCAATATCGAAGAGGCGGATTTCAAGGCGCCCTACGTCGCGGCGATCACCAAGTTTGCCGACCTGGAACTGATTGGCAGCGCCGGCTTCAAATTTGCGATTGATTACATGTACGGCGCGGGGCGGTTCGTGCTCGGCAACATTCTGCGGCAGCGCGGCGTGGACGTGGTGGAGATCCGCAGCGACGTCAACCCGCTGTTCCCGGGAATAAACCCGGAGCCGATCGAGCCGCACGTGCGCATGCTGCAGGACACGGTGGTGAAGGAGCGCTGCCACGCCGGATTCGCCAACGACGGCGACGCCGACCGCATCGGCGCCGTTACCGAGGACGGCAGCTTCGTGGACGCGCACAAGTGTTACGCCATCCTGCTGTGGTGGCTCTTGGAATACAAGAATTGGCCGGGCGCGGTGACGCGCGCCTTCAACACCACGCGCATGCTCGACCGCATCGCGAAAAAGTACGGGCGCGAACTGATCGAGCACGGCATCGGCTTCAAGTACGTTTGCGACGTCGTGCTGAGCGGCAAGGAAGTGCTGATCGGCGGCGAGGAATCGGGCGGCATCGGCATTCCGCGCCACCTGCCGGAGCGCGATGGGGTGCTCAACGCGCTGCTGCTGGCCAACGCCATGGCGGAATCGCACATGACGCTGGGCGAGATCGTCGCCCACCTGCAAAAGGAATTCGGGGCGCATTACTACGGGCGCCGCGACCTGCACATTGGCGAGGAGATTAAGCAGGCGGCCATCCGCCGCGCCGATTCTCGCAAAGTGCGCCGGCTCGGGCCGTACAAAGTCTTGCGGAAAGAGAATCTGGACGGCGTAAAGTTTTTTCTCGATGCGCCGACCAACGGCAAGGGCGCCGAGGCCTGGGTGCTCATGCGCGCCTCCGGCACCGAGCCGCTGATGCGCATCTACTGCGAGGCAGCCTCGCCCGAGCTGGTCACCGAAATTCTGGATGCGGCCGTCGGCTTCGTCGAGGAAAAGGCCACCGCGGGCTCCAGGCTTTAG
- a CDS encoding M48 family metallopeptidase, whose protein sequence is MTFAATTSEQQPDTPEARAYNRLRRRLSVVDFLLGLAFLLVLLLVTTSRGARWSEVLRDWAWLAARQHYTLAVFLYVAMLLLIGKLLGLPLDFYSFRLEHRYNLSNQKLRSWAWDEVKGWLVGLVLGGIVAELVYWTIRQAPQRWWLIAWAVFTALAIFFAQIAPVVLFPLFYKFQPLENEDLRERLVRLSARAGTRVRGVYEWKLSEKSKKANAALTGLGRTRRIILADTLLENYSPEEIETILAHELGHHVHRHIAKGILVQVVITFFGFWATAAILRYAVEQRHLFETLTDFANLPLLALVSAVMSLLLMPALNAYSRYNERQADRYCFQSVPDVAPFISSMEKLAQQNLAERRPSPAVEWLFHSHPAIWRRIRAAEMFRRRRGATRAR, encoded by the coding sequence GTGACCTTCGCTGCCACTACGTCCGAGCAGCAACCTGACACGCCCGAGGCGCGCGCCTACAACCGCCTTCGCCGCCGGCTCAGCGTCGTCGATTTCCTGCTCGGACTGGCCTTCCTGCTGGTGTTGCTGTTGGTCACTACCTCACGCGGCGCGCGCTGGAGCGAAGTGCTGCGCGACTGGGCGTGGCTCGCGGCGCGGCAGCACTACACGCTCGCCGTGTTCCTCTACGTCGCCATGCTGTTGCTGATCGGCAAGCTGCTTGGCCTCCCGCTCGACTTCTACAGTTTCCGCCTCGAGCACCGCTACAACCTCTCCAACCAGAAGCTGCGCTCCTGGGCGTGGGACGAGGTCAAGGGCTGGCTGGTCGGCCTGGTGCTGGGCGGCATCGTGGCCGAGCTGGTTTACTGGACCATCCGCCAGGCGCCGCAGCGCTGGTGGCTGATCGCGTGGGCGGTGTTCACGGCGCTGGCCATATTCTTCGCGCAGATCGCCCCCGTCGTGCTCTTCCCGCTGTTCTACAAATTTCAGCCGCTGGAGAACGAGGACTTGCGCGAGCGCCTGGTGCGGCTCAGCGCGCGCGCCGGCACGCGCGTCCGAGGCGTCTACGAGTGGAAGCTTTCCGAGAAGAGCAAAAAGGCCAACGCCGCGCTCACCGGCCTGGGCCGCACCCGCCGCATCATTCTCGCCGACACGCTGCTGGAGAACTATTCGCCCGAGGAAATTGAAACGATCCTGGCCCACGAACTCGGCCACCACGTGCACCGCCACATCGCGAAAGGCATCCTGGTGCAGGTGGTGATCACGTTTTTCGGCTTCTGGGCGACGGCCGCCATCCTGCGCTACGCCGTCGAACAACGGCACCTGTTCGAAACTCTCACCGACTTCGCCAATCTTCCGCTGCTGGCGCTGGTTTCCGCCGTCATGTCGCTGCTGCTGATGCCGGCGCTCAACGCGTATTCGCGTTACAACGAGCGCCAGGCCGACCGCTATTGCTTCCAGTCGGTCCCCGACGTCGCCCCGTTCATTTCATCCATGGAAAAACTGGCACAGCAGAACCTGGCGGAGCGCCGGCCGTCGCCGGCGGTGGAGTGGCTGTTCCATTCGCATCCCGCGATCTGGCGGCGCATTCGCGCTGCCGAGATGTTTCGCCGCCGGCGCGGCGCCACACGCGCAAGATAA
- the kdsB gene encoding 3-deoxy-manno-octulosonate cytidylyltransferase, with product MRVLAVIPARLASTRLPRKPLREIAGRPMLAHVYEAVRSSPLLRAEDVVVATDAEEIAHLCRTCGWEFMLTSAGHRSGTERVNEVAGRIAADVYLNIQGDEPMTRPEHIAALLALMRDAAVQVGTLKTPASAADVNNPNAVKVVTDAAGRALYFSRATIPFDRDATGATRYFKHLGFYAYRPEALARFCRLPESPLEQSERLEQLRFLENGIAIHVAETTHDTIGVDTEEDLRRVEKPLRER from the coding sequence ATGCGGGTGCTGGCGGTGATTCCGGCGAGGCTGGCCTCCACGCGGTTGCCGCGCAAACCCCTGCGCGAGATCGCGGGACGGCCCATGCTGGCGCACGTCTATGAGGCGGTGCGGTCCTCGCCGCTGCTGCGCGCCGAAGATGTGGTGGTGGCCACCGACGCGGAGGAGATCGCGCATCTGTGCCGCACTTGCGGATGGGAATTCATGCTGACCTCGGCCGGGCACCGCAGCGGCACCGAGCGGGTGAATGAAGTCGCGGGCAGGATCGCGGCGGACGTGTACCTGAACATCCAGGGTGACGAGCCGATGACGCGCCCGGAACACATCGCCGCGCTGCTGGCGCTGATGCGCGACGCGGCCGTGCAGGTGGGCACGTTGAAGACCCCCGCCAGCGCCGCCGACGTGAACAACCCGAACGCGGTCAAGGTGGTGACCGACGCGGCGGGGCGGGCGCTGTATTTCTCGCGCGCCACCATCCCCTTCGACCGCGACGCCACCGGGGCAACCCGCTACTTCAAGCACCTTGGCTTCTATGCCTACCGGCCGGAGGCTCTGGCGCGCTTCTGCCGCTTGCCGGAATCGCCGCTGGAACAGAGCGAGCGCCTGGAACAACTCCGGTTCCTGGAAAACGGCATCGCCATCCACGTCGCCGAAACGACGCACGACACCATCGGAGTTGACACCGAGGAAGACCTGCGCCGCGTGGAAAAGCCTCTGCGCGAGCGGTAG